Part of the Maridesulfovibrio sp. genome, GCTTCGCAAAGTAACATCGCCATCAACTTCTAATGAAGTAGCAGTCTCCGCAGCCCTGCTCAAAACAGACAGAATCCAAACCCCGCCCTGTGTATCTACAGACACAAGCACACTGTCGCCCGCCTCCGGGCAGACCAGACAACTGACCGCCTTCTGCGCTTCAAGTTCTCCAAGAGAAGTCTCAACCACAACACCGCCATCAGACAGAATCACCCGCCCATACTCAAGCTGGGGTGTGACCGCTTCATGTTTTTCAGCCAGATTATTCATATATCCTCCTTTATCCACCATGAACCCAGTTTTCGGCTTCCTCCATATCTTTGTCCGTACCTTGCAGCATAATCAAAGACGCACCACCCCAGCGGGTGTCCTTCTCAATTATACGATGCAACTTGGCCCGATACATGGAGGCCCTGCTGAAATCAGCATGAGTCAGGTCGGCATGCGAGAAATCAGAATGCTGTAAACTGGCCCCGACGAATTTGGTAGCCTGACAAATGGCCTTGTTAAAAGTTGCGTGAACCATGGTCGCACCGGAAAAATCAGCAATGGTCGCGTCTGCCCCGCCGAGATAAGCTTTTGTTAAATCTGCCCGCGTGAAATCAGCTTCGCGCAGAACCGCCCCACTAAGCATGCAACTGCGCAGGACCGCGCCGGAAAGATTTGCTCCGGTTAAGTCCGCGCCCATGAAATTGGACATGGTCATATCAGCACCGGAAAGGTTCGCCCCCCGCAGATTGGCACTATCCAGCAACACTTGCGAAAATAGCTGACCGGAAATATCCTGATTCTCCAAGTCGGCCTCACGCATCATCATCTTGAAATATATTCCGCCCTTGAACTTTGTGCCCTTGAATGAAGAACCGTTGCAGACAACCCGATCAAAATTGGCCCCGAAAAAGTCGGCCCCGTCGAGATTTGAATGCGAAAGCACGGTCTTGACGATCTTCATGGAACGCATGTTCGCACCCTTGAAACTCGAATGCTGAGCCATGGACCATGTAAGCTCCGCCCCGGTCAGATCAGCCCCGCTGAAATCGGTTTTCTGGAGCGTCGCCATATGGATTTTAGCATTTTTGAAAGATGCTCCGGTAAAACTCATCCCTTGCAGATTAATCTTGGTCAGGTCAGTTCCATCAAAACGGGCTTCGTTGAATTCACAATTCTTGAATCCTGTCTTGAGGATATTTGCCCCGGAAAGGTCAGCCCCGTGCAATTTAACATTATGAAAACGCCCTCCTGTCAGGTCGACACCGGAAAGATCGGCCCCGGAAAGGTCCACATCCCGCAGGGTCTGGTTATCGGCAATGGCCGCAAGTATCTGTTCGCGATTCAGTGTGCTCATGAGTCGTCATCCAGCAGTTCAAGTTTGCCATGCAGTTGGCTGCGCTTGAGGTTGGCAGCCTCGAAACGGGTATTGCCGAGCACGGATTTATAGAAATCCACGGCAAAAAGATTGGAGCCGCGCAGGTCGGTATCCACCAGCCGCGCCTTGCGCATGCCCCCCATATGGACGTTTGCAGCACGCATGGAAGCGGCTTCAAGGTTACTCTTGGTGAAACGCGTACCCTTGGCTGAAATCCCGTTCAAGTTAGCCCGGACCAGTTGCGAATTATCAATCAGACCATTTTCAAAATCCGCGCCCCGGAAATCCGATCCGGTAAAGTCAGATTCACGCAGGGCAGCACCACGCAGGGTTGCATTGCGGAAATCCGAATCCTTGAAATTGGAATTACGTCCGGTACGCAGTTTATCCAGATTGGCATCAGTAAAATCAGTCTTGTGGGCATCCACATTGTTGAACAGGGATTCGTTAACCGAGGCTTCGCTGAAATCAGCTCCGTTGAGTGACGATGATTTAAAAATTGATTTCTTAATTGTCGACTGGCTGAAATCGGCTTGATCTGCCTTACCGCTGATCATGCACATGTTGATTCGTGCGCCCTTTAACTCCGCTTCGCTGAAGTCTGTTTTTTCAAGGATAGCCATGTCAAAATTGGCATCGCGAAGCACTGCTTTGCTAAAATCTGCACCCTTGAAAATTGATTGCGCGGCAATGGCT contains:
- a CDS encoding pentapeptide repeat-containing protein → MSTLNREQILAAIADNQTLRDVDLSGADLSGVDLTGGRFHNVKLHGADLSGANILKTGFKNCEFNEARFDGTDLTKINLQGMSFTGASFKNAKIHMATLQKTDFSGADLTGAELTWSMAQHSSFKGANMRSMKIVKTVLSHSNLDGADFFGANFDRVVCNGSSFKGTKFKGGIYFKMMMREADLENQDISGQLFSQVLLDSANLRGANLSGADMTMSNFMGADLTGANLSGAVLRSCMLSGAVLREADFTRADLTKAYLGGADATIADFSGATMVHATFNKAICQATKFVGASLQHSDFSHADLTHADFSRASMYRAKLHRIIEKDTRWGGASLIMLQGTDKDMEEAENWVHGG